GACCGGCAAAGATGGCGATCTCGCGTCCCGGCTGGGGCGCGATATGCTCGCCCGTCAGGACCGCGAGCGCGACGCACACCGCGAACGCGGCGCCATACACCAGCCCGACGTACGGCCACAGCGCCAGCGTCTTCCGGATGCGTCGGCCAATGAGGTAGTACAACGCCGCCGTCACCGCGCCAACGCATGCCAGCAGATCCCCAATGAGAGCTCGGCTGGCCAGCGCACCGCCCGTGCCTTCGGAGAAATCGGCCAGGCCCACCACCAGCGCGCCGAACACGGCAATGATGATCCCGATCCATTGCGCGCGCGTGGCCCGTTCGCCCAGCCATCGCGCGCTGATCAGCGCGATGATGACCGGTTGGGTGTTGACCAATGAGACCGACGCCGCGACCGTGGTGTATCCGATCGACGCGTTCCAGCTCCAGAAATGCAACGCCAGCAGGACGCCGGCACCACAGGCCATTGCACCGTCACGACGGGAGAGTACCCGCCAGGCGCGCCAGTCGCCGCTGACCAGCAGCGCGATCGCAACGAGGATGAGCGAAAATCCCAGTCGCCAGGCGGCGATCACCAGCGCCGACGCGCCGGACAGGCGAATCAGTGGTGCCGCCAGCGAAATGCCGAGCACAGAAAAACCCAGCACCAGCCAGGGTGACCGTTCCGGGGGTCGCGGTGCCGATGCGACGGGATGAGGAGTCTCTGGGGGCAACGTCACGGCGAGGCAAGGTAACGTGCGTCGGCCACGCCTGCTGCTGCCCAAGCCACGCGCCAGACCTTATGTTGCCATTCCATGCCAACGACTGCCGCGCCACCGACGATCGCGAGAGACCGCCTGGCGGCCCTGCTACAGGCGGCGCCCCGTCAGCATGTGATGATCATCGGTGACGCCATGCTGGACGTGTATTTGCGCGGCGATGTGGATCGCATCTCCCCCGAGGCGCCGGTGCCCGTCGTGCGCGTGCGCGAGCGTCGTCTTGCCCTCGGCGGCGCGGCGAATGTGGCGCAGAATGTCTCGGCGTTGGGCGCGGGGTGCGATCTGGTCGCCGTCATCGGTGATGATGCCGCGGGGAATACCCTGCGCGCCCGTCTCGACGACGGGCGCATGGCCTCGCGCTCATTGGTCACCGTGGCGCGACCGACAACAACCAAGACCCGCGTGATGGCGCGATCGCAGCAACTGGTGCGATTCGACGAGGAAGAAGACGCGGACCTGTCGGCGCATGACGTCGAGCGCGTGCTGAGCGCCATCGCTCATGCGTTGCCGGATGCCACCGCCCTGGTGTTCGAGGACTACAACAAAGGCGTGCTCGTACCCGCCGTCATCGAAGGCGCCATCCGACTCGCGGCGGCGCGCGGCCTGCCAATCGTTGTCGACCCGAAGTTTCGCAACTTCTTCGCGTATCGCGGCGCCACTGTGTTCAAGCCGAATCGCCGCGAACTCGAGAGCGCGCTGGGGGCCACGGTCGACCTGGAACATCCCGAAGCCTTGCCAAATACCTTCGCGCAACTCGGTGTCCAACACCTGCTGTTGACGCTGGGCGAGCGCGGGATGGCACTCATATCCGCTGATGGTGTCGTGCACCGCGTGCCGACCACCGCGCGCGAGGTGTACGATGTCGTGGGTGCTGGCGACACGGTGACGGCCTATCTCGCCACGATGCTCGCGGCGGGCGCAACGGCCGTTGAAGCGGCCATCGTGGCGAACTATGCCGCAGGGGTCGAAGTGGGGAAACTCGGTGCCGCCACCGTCTCCGCGGACGAAGTACTGGAGGCCTACGATCGCCACCTCGCGGAAGGCTGAGCGGTCGTTCAGATTGTAAGAGGTTCACCACATCCACAGCGGAGTGGTATTCGGTCCGGTAGCTCAGCCGGTTAGAGCAGGCGACTCATAATCGCTCGGTCGTGGGTTCGAGTCCCACCCGGACCATTGACGATGCGGCCGATCGCAAGGGGGTTCCGTCGTCTGGCCGGGGCCGTTAGTGTTACCATCCGCTGCCGATGACCCAAGGGTCGTGTGGCAACGGGCGCGTAGCTCAGCTGGTTAGAGCGCTGCTTTCACACAGCAGAGGTCCGGGGTTCGAGTCCCTGCGCGCCCACTTTCCCATGCGCAGACGGGGCCGGTGATCACCAGATCACCGGCCCCGTCTGGCATTTCAGGGGAAAGCCTCAGGCGGCTGCAGTCACCGTGATACGAGCCCCGGCGTGCCGCAGCCGACCAATCGTCCGCTCATCGAGCCGAGCCCGCACCACCAACGTGTCGTTGTCGGTGCGCTGCTCAAGGACTTCGCCCTCCCGATGCACTTCCGCCAGCAAACGGCCGTCCGCCATCGGAATCCTGATCTCCAGGATCGGGCGCTGCTTCCGCATCGCGTCGCGCAGCAGTGCCCGCAACGGATCGAGACCACCCGGCGCCAAGGCCGAGACGAACAACGAGTCCGGCGAGAGATTGCCGACACGGTCGCGCACCGAACTCAAGTGCTCCGCTGGGATGGCGTCCATCTTGTTCATCAGATACCGCATCGGACGCTCGGACAGGCCGAGCTCGGCGAGTACGCCATCGACGACATCGCGATGCTCCTCCCACGCCGGATGGCTGGCATCGATGACGTGCAACAGAAGGTCCGCTTCACGGGCCTCCGCCAGTGTCGCTCGAAATGACGCCACAAGATGGTGTGGCAGTTTGCGGATGAATCCGACGGTGTCGGTGAGCAGCGCGGTGTAGCCCTCACCGATATCCACCTCGCGCGTGAGCGGATCGAGTGTCGCAAACAACCGGTCTTCGACAAACACCTCGGCGTCGTTCGCCATCGCCCGCAAGACCGACGACTTGCCCGCGTTGGTATACCCAACCAACGCCACGCGGAAATGCGATTTCCGACCCTGACGCTGGATCTCCCGCGCACGCTCGACGTCGGCGAGACGCTCCTTGAGAATGCGAATACGCGCCTGGATGAGTCGTCGATCGGTCTCGAGCTGTGTTTCGCCTGGCCCCCGCATGCCGATACCGCCGCGCATCTTCTCCAAGTGCGTCCACATGCGGGTCAATCGCGGCAGCAGGTATTCCAGCTGCGCCAGTTCGACCTGCATGCGGGCTTCGCTGGACCGGGCGCGCGTGGCAAAGATGTCGAGAATCAACTCGGCGCGATCCATCACGCGCGTGCCGACAATCTCCTCGATGTTCTTGCCCTGGGCCGGCGTCAGCTCATCGTCGAAGAGGACCAGCGTCGCGTCCAACGACTGAATGAGGGCCTTGAGCTCTTCGACTTTGCCGCTGCCCAGATAGGTCGCGGGGTGCGGACGATCGAGCAATTGCGTCAGCGTGCCAACGACCACGGCGCCCGCCGTGTCCGCGAGACGCGCCAATTCCTCCAGATGCTCGTCCGCGTGTTGACGCGCAAAACTCCGCTTCGAGGGCGCGCTGACCAACACGGCGCGCTCAACGGACTGCGTCAGGGAAATAGGCTCGCGACTGATAGGACGATTCCGGTGCGTGAAGACAGAAGGACCGCTGGGCGACGGCGGACGCTATCGGCCGTTTCCGGCCATTGACGAATATCGACCGGTGCGGTCGTAAGGACGCGTGAAGTTACCCAGTGGCGTCGCCACGGCGAAATCGCCGCGCACGCGGTAGTTGATCGTACCGGCGGTGATCAACGAACGTCCGGCGGCACCCAATCCGGCATAGGTGAACTTCACGGGCAGGCGCACGATGGATGAATCGCCCTTGGGGACGACAAACCGACTGTCCAGCAGCCCGTCGCCCAGCTTGATGCTATCAACATCCACGCGATAGGTCATTGACAGGGCGTCGAGTTTGTAGCTGTTCGGATTGTACACCGACAGCACGACATCCACGCTGCCGCCCGTGAGACCGAGTCCCGTAATGACAAATTCTTTCAGGGTGACCACGGGTTCCTTGAACGCGGCGCGCCCGAGCGAAGAGCAACCGGATGCCGCCACACTCGCGAGTATCGCTCCGGCCGCCAACCACCCACGCCGCACGCGAGCGGCCCGTCGGCGAGACATCGTTTCACTCAACACAGTGCGCATCACGGTGTATCTCCGGCAACAGGTTCGTCATCGGCGGACCGCGTTCGTCGCTCCGCCCACCAGGCCAATCGTCTGGCAATGTCACGCTCAAAACCGAAGGGCCCCGGCTCGTAGAACCTGGTGCCTTCCAGTTGCTCCGGAAGATACGACTGCGGGATGTAGGCGTCCGGAACACTATGCGCGTACTGGTACCCTGCCCCATAGCCGAGTTCCTTCATGAGACCCGTCGGGGCATTCCGCAGGTGCATGGGGACTGGCAAGGCCGGTGTGGCGCGCGCAGCGTCCAACGCGGCCGACCACGCGTCATAGACGCGAGCCGACTTGGGAGCCGTCGCGAGGTACACGGCCGCCTCGGCCAACGCGAGATCACCTTCCGGCGAACCAAGCCGCTCAAACGCCTGCGCGGCCGTCATCGCCACGGCCAGTGCCTGCGGATCCGCCAAGCCAATGTCTTCGCTGGCCATGCGCACCATCCGCCGTGCGATGTATCTCGGATCTTCGCCCCCTTCGATCATTCGGGCCAGCCAGTACAATGCCCCCTGCGGGTCACTGCCACGCAGCGCCTTGTGCAGCGCGGAGATCAGATTGAAGTGCCCTTCGCCCGTCTTGTCGTAGTGGGGCACGCGACGCTGCACGGCCGCTTCAACGTGCGTCCGCTGAATTTCCGCTCCATCGTCGATCAGAGCTGCGGCGGCTTCCAGCAGCCCCAGTGTTCGACGCGCGTCACCATCCGCCTGGTCGGCCAGCACGGTGCGCGCGTCCGTCGCGATCGTGATGCGGCGTGCGCCCAATCCACGTTCGGAATCCCGCAGCGCCCGGTCAATCAGCGACTGCAGTTCCTCCACGGCAATCGGCTGCAAGACCAGAACGCGCACGCGGGACAACAAGGCCCCTGTCAGCGCAAACGACGGATTCTCGGTGGTCGCGCCGATGAGCACGACGGTTCCGGCCTCCACGTGTGGCAAGAATGCGTCCTGCTGCGCCCGATTGAATCGATGGATCTCATCGACAAAGAGGATCGTGCCGCGCCCCGTATCGCGTCGATCCTCCGCCGCGGCGACCACTTCGCGAACGCGCGCAACGCCATCACTGACCGCGCTGAACGCGACGAAG
This genomic window from Gemmatimonadaceae bacterium contains:
- a CDS encoding DMT family transporter — its product is MLGFSVLGISLAAPLIRLSGASALVIAAWRLGFSLILVAIALLVSGDWRAWRVLSRRDGAMACGAGVLLALHFWSWNASIGYTTVAASVSLVNTQPVIIALISARWLGERATRAQWIGIIIAVFGALVVGLADFSEGTGGALASRALIGDLLACVGAVTAALYYLIGRRIRKTLALWPYVGLVYGAAFAVCVALAVLTGEHIAPQPGREIAIFAGLAIGPMLLGHTGMNWALGHLPAYVVNLTTLGEPIGATLLAALLPGIAEIPGPGTLVGGALVLGGILLTAPRT
- a CDS encoding D-glycero-beta-D-manno-heptose-7-phosphate kinase, translating into MPTTAAPPTIARDRLAALLQAAPRQHVMIIGDAMLDVYLRGDVDRISPEAPVPVVRVRERRLALGGAANVAQNVSALGAGCDLVAVIGDDAAGNTLRARLDDGRMASRSLVTVARPTTTKTRVMARSQQLVRFDEEEDADLSAHDVERVLSAIAHALPDATALVFEDYNKGVLVPAVIEGAIRLAAARGLPIVVDPKFRNFFAYRGATVFKPNRRELESALGATVDLEHPEALPNTFAQLGVQHLLLTLGERGMALISADGVVHRVPTTAREVYDVVGAGDTVTAYLATMLAAGATAVEAAIVANYAAGVEVGKLGAATVSADEVLEAYDRHLAEG
- the hflX gene encoding GTPase HflX, which encodes MVSAPSKRSFARQHADEHLEELARLADTAGAVVVGTLTQLLDRPHPATYLGSGKVEELKALIQSLDATLVLFDDELTPAQGKNIEEIVGTRVMDRAELILDIFATRARSSEARMQVELAQLEYLLPRLTRMWTHLEKMRGGIGMRGPGETQLETDRRLIQARIRILKERLADVERAREIQRQGRKSHFRVALVGYTNAGKSSVLRAMANDAEVFVEDRLFATLDPLTREVDIGEGYTALLTDTVGFIRKLPHHLVASFRATLAEAREADLLLHVIDASHPAWEEHRDVVDGVLAELGLSERPMRYLMNKMDAIPAEHLSSVRDRVGNLSPDSLFVSALAPGGLDPLRALLRDAMRKQRPILEIRIPMADGRLLAEVHREGEVLEQRTDNDTLVVRARLDERTIGRLRHAGARITVTAAA
- a CDS encoding LEA type 2 family protein, translating into MRTVLSETMSRRRAARVRRGWLAAGAILASVAASGCSSLGRAAFKEPVVTLKEFVITGLGLTGGSVDVVLSVYNPNSYKLDALSMTYRVDVDSIKLGDGLLDSRFVVPKGDSSIVRLPVKFTYAGLGAAGRSLITAGTINYRVRGDFAVATPLGNFTRPYDRTGRYSSMAGNGR
- a CDS encoding replication-associated recombination protein A, translated to MSRGSSRAGDRASHGSSLFASRVAEPLASRFRPRTLDEYIGQHHLLGPGMPLRESLSRGIVDSMVFWGPPGVGKTTLARLLAQSADATFVAFSAVSDGVARVREVVAAAEDRRDTGRGTILFVDEIHRFNRAQQDAFLPHVEAGTVVLIGATTENPSFALTGALLSRVRVLVLQPIAVEELQSLIDRALRDSERGLGARRITIATDARTVLADQADGDARRTLGLLEAAAALIDDGAEIQRTHVEAAVQRRVPHYDKTGEGHFNLISALHKALRGSDPQGALYWLARMIEGGEDPRYIARRMVRMASEDIGLADPQALAVAMTAAQAFERLGSPEGDLALAEAAVYLATAPKSARVYDAWSAALDAARATPALPVPMHLRNAPTGLMKELGYGAGYQYAHSVPDAYIPQSYLPEQLEGTRFYEPGPFGFERDIARRLAWWAERRTRSADDEPVAGDTP